In a genomic window of Halobiforma lacisalsi AJ5:
- a CDS encoding alpha-ketoacid dehydrogenase subunit beta, translating into MTAQVERELETETEELTVREAIRQALREELDRDEDVFLIGEDIGKFGGVLEVTGDLYEEFGDERIKDTPISEAGFTGAATGAAATGTRPVVELMFSDFSGVAMEQIMNQMAKMRYMFGGKAEMPITVRTTEGGGMGAASQHSGTVHSWIAHFPGLKAVAPGTAAAAKGLTKAAIRSNDPVFVFENKMIYEQTGQVPTDEDFTAPIGEAAVEREGEDVTVVATQRLVGESLETAESIADDVDVEVIDTRSLYPLDTETIVESVRKTGRLIVADESPLSYGTHAEIVARVQEEAFFSLDAPIQRVGTPDTHMPFSPPLETEVLPDGDDVRAAIERIS; encoded by the coding sequence ATGACCGCACAGGTCGAACGCGAACTCGAGACCGAAACCGAGGAACTGACCGTCAGGGAAGCGATTCGCCAGGCCCTGCGCGAGGAACTCGACCGCGACGAGGACGTCTTCCTCATCGGGGAGGACATCGGGAAGTTCGGCGGCGTCCTCGAGGTGACCGGCGACCTCTACGAGGAGTTCGGCGACGAGCGAATCAAGGACACCCCGATCAGCGAGGCCGGCTTCACCGGGGCAGCGACGGGTGCGGCGGCGACTGGAACCCGGCCCGTCGTCGAACTGATGTTCTCGGATTTCAGCGGCGTCGCGATGGAACAGATCATGAACCAGATGGCGAAGATGCGGTACATGTTCGGCGGAAAGGCGGAGATGCCGATCACCGTCCGAACGACCGAGGGCGGCGGCATGGGTGCCGCCAGCCAGCACTCGGGGACGGTCCACTCCTGGATCGCTCACTTCCCCGGGCTGAAAGCCGTCGCTCCCGGGACCGCCGCGGCGGCGAAGGGGCTGACGAAGGCCGCGATCCGGTCGAACGATCCGGTCTTCGTCTTCGAGAACAAGATGATCTACGAGCAGACCGGCCAGGTTCCGACCGACGAGGACTTCACCGCCCCCATCGGCGAGGCTGCAGTCGAACGCGAGGGCGAGGACGTCACCGTCGTCGCGACCCAGCGGCTCGTCGGCGAGTCGCTCGAGACCGCCGAGAGCATCGCCGACGACGTCGACGTCGAGGTGATCGACACCCGCTCGCTGTACCCGCTCGACACGGAGACGATCGTCGAGAGCGTTCGCAAGACCGGTCGGCTGATCGTCGCCGACGAGAGCCCGCTCTCGTACGGGACCCACGCCGAGATCGTCGCCCGCGTCCAGGAGGAGGCGTTCTTCAGCCTCGACGCGCCGATCCAGCGAGTCGGTACGCCCGACACGCACATGCCGTTCAGCCCGCCGCTCGAGACCGAGGTGTTGCCCGACGGCGACGACGTACGGGCGGCGATCGAACGGATCTCGTAG
- a CDS encoding NAD(+)/NADH kinase gives MVDADRSRSSARVGLLVNPAAGRDVRRLTGGASVVDNYAKRRVAECVLEGLTLADPPVEVVAMPDRTGIAVDAIETADESLATDLLEMDLEGTAADTRTAAARFRETVDAAVVLGGDGTTRDVAGEIGPVPVVAVSTGTNNVVPTPIDGTLAGAAAALVASGAVPADAVTTRHGRVEAELRSGTASGDGRRLTALASAELSSRSFVGTRALLDPADLRGGVVSRAHPGDVGLPAVAGALVDSPVAGEDPGGVAVRLEEPSTADRTVRAVVAPGVLATVGIESWRWLEPGESVTFDLADGVVGADGERELEATDATAELRPIEDGPRLVDASRALEIGARNGGFDVGSTASSGPE, from the coding sequence GTGGTCGACGCCGATCGGTCCCGGTCCAGCGCCCGGGTCGGCCTGCTCGTCAACCCCGCCGCGGGCCGGGACGTCCGCCGGCTCACCGGCGGCGCGAGCGTCGTCGACAACTACGCGAAACGTCGGGTCGCCGAGTGCGTCCTCGAGGGGCTGACCCTCGCCGACCCGCCGGTCGAGGTGGTCGCGATGCCCGATCGGACCGGCATCGCCGTCGACGCCATAGAGACCGCCGACGAGTCGCTGGCGACGGATCTCCTCGAGATGGACCTCGAGGGGACGGCGGCCGATACCCGGACCGCGGCGGCGCGTTTCCGCGAGACTGTTGACGCGGCGGTCGTCCTCGGCGGCGACGGGACGACCCGCGACGTCGCCGGTGAGATCGGTCCGGTGCCCGTCGTCGCCGTGTCGACGGGGACGAACAACGTCGTTCCCACCCCGATCGACGGCACGCTCGCGGGTGCTGCGGCCGCGCTCGTCGCTTCCGGGGCCGTGCCGGCCGACGCGGTGACGACGCGCCACGGGCGGGTCGAAGCCGAATTGCGATCCGGCACCGCATCAGGCGACGGCCGCCGGCTGACCGCGCTCGCGTCCGCCGAACTCTCGTCGCGGTCGTTCGTCGGAACCCGCGCGCTGCTCGATCCGGCCGACCTGCGGGGCGGCGTCGTCTCCCGGGCGCATCCGGGAGACGTCGGCCTCCCGGCAGTCGCCGGCGCGCTCGTGGACTCACCCGTCGCCGGGGAGGATCCCGGCGGCGTCGCGGTTCGCCTCGAGGAGCCGTCCACGGCCGACCGGACCGTTCGCGCGGTCGTCGCGCCCGGCGTCCTCGCGACGGTCGGGATCGAGTCCTGGCGATGGCTCGAACCCGGCGAGTCCGTGACGTTCGACCTCGCGGACGGCGTCGTCGGCGCGGACGGCGAGCGCGAACTCGAGGCCACCGACGCGACGGCCGAGCTGCGGCCGATCGAGGACGGCCCGCGTCTGGTCGACGCGTCGCGGGCCCTCGAGATCGGCGCCCGAAACGGCGGGTTCGACGTCGGTTCGACGGCGTCGTCGGGGCCCGAATAG
- a CDS encoding UPF0058 family protein, with protein sequence MRRDELINLHALLREIRGAMADRGDVHPEAFAAYDHQRTRPMHVHRAKRDHKRAVRLLLWGIVRSITVETEVPAPRQ encoded by the coding sequence ATGCGTCGCGACGAACTGATCAACCTGCATGCCCTGTTGCGCGAGATTCGAGGAGCGATGGCGGATCGTGGCGACGTCCACCCGGAAGCGTTCGCGGCCTACGACCACCAGCGAACGCGCCCGATGCACGTCCACCGGGCGAAGCGGGATCACAAGCGGGCGGTGCGGCTCTTGCTCTGGGGAATCGTCCGTTCTATCACCGTCGAAACGGAGGTACCAGCGCCCCGGCAGTGA
- a CDS encoding HAD family hydrolase — protein sequence MQGERKNERVTRVDTVLFDLDDTLLRYERSPGEVLRASFERSGIEPLFAVEEYYDRYDEFARQCDSMDELRHECFAALAEENGYDRRLGRDVAAAFAEERDQSNVELLPSAADVLDDLADDYRLGVVTNGARDAQRRKVAAVDLERWVDTVVVAGHDAPPKPDPEPFERAVRALEATAERTVHVGDSLETDVAGATAAGLESVWVSDGTDPRRYDPTYRVGSVGELSSPPWVPDG from the coding sequence TTGCAGGGTGAACGAAAGAACGAACGCGTGACACGAGTCGACACCGTCCTTTTCGACCTCGACGACACGCTGCTCCGGTACGAGCGGTCGCCGGGCGAGGTGTTGCGAGCCTCGTTCGAACGCTCGGGAATCGAGCCGCTGTTCGCCGTCGAGGAGTACTACGACCGCTACGACGAGTTCGCTCGACAGTGTGACTCGATGGACGAACTCCGGCACGAGTGTTTCGCCGCGCTCGCCGAGGAGAACGGGTACGACCGTCGGCTGGGGAGAGACGTCGCGGCGGCGTTCGCCGAAGAACGCGACCAGTCGAACGTCGAACTGTTGCCGTCGGCGGCCGACGTACTCGACGACCTCGCCGACGACTACCGGCTCGGCGTCGTCACCAACGGGGCGCGGGACGCACAGCGGCGGAAAGTCGCCGCCGTCGACCTCGAGCGGTGGGTCGACACAGTCGTCGTCGCCGGCCACGACGCCCCGCCGAAACCGGACCCGGAACCGTTCGAACGGGCGGTACGGGCGCTCGAGGCGACAGCGGAGAGGACGGTCCACGTCGGGGACTCCCTCGAGACGGACGTCGCCGGCGCGACCGCTGCCGGACTCGAGTCGGTCTGGGTCTCCGACGGTACCGATCCCCGGCGGTACGACCCGACTTACCGCGTCGGCTCGGTCGGGGAGTTGTCTTCGCCGCCGTGGGTCCCGGACGGATAG
- a CDS encoding 2-oxoacid:acceptor oxidoreductase subunit alpha, with protein sequence MSDDELIWRIAGGSGDGIDSTSQNFAKALMRSGLDVFTHRHYPSRIRGGHTYVEIRAADHEVQSRGDGYNFLLALGDSFARNPSEDAYYGNEELKPLSENLDDLREGGVIVYDEGLISEEDVEELNLEERAEENGWHVYPMDLRGLAKEHGREVMRNTAGVGVTAALLDMELEHIEDLMSDAMSGDVLESNLEILHEAYEIVEDEYEFEHDLRAPEGTHETEQALLSGSNAIAYGAIDAGCRFISGYPMTPWTDVFTILSQNFPDMGGVSEQVEDEIAAAALAVGASHAGVKAMSGSSGGGFALMSEPLGLAEMTETPLVLVEAMRAGPSTGMPTKPEQGDLEHVLYTSQGDSQRVVFAPGTIEEAYEQTRLAFDIAWDYQIPVILIYDQKLSGENKNVDVDFFDREPSPDLGSTLTEEELREAAHDNSGKFKRFDYENAENGVAPRSLPGQQNGRYLATGNEHSPVGHISEDPDNRVYQMDRRLEKLESIREELDEERESTQTYFGDEEADYGIITWGSSQGAVEEAVGRLNEQGHSVKGISVSDMMPFPEAEMTEFLESVDEAIVVEMNATAQFRGLVQKELGRFGEKMTSLLKYNGNPFEPAEIVEGFEVNIADEDREPTAQVRIEPAAGD encoded by the coding sequence ATGAGCGACGACGAACTCATCTGGCGAATCGCAGGCGGTTCCGGAGACGGAATCGACTCGACGAGCCAGAACTTCGCGAAAGCGTTGATGCGTTCGGGGCTCGACGTATTTACACACCGCCACTATCCGTCACGGATACGGGGTGGCCACACGTACGTCGAGATCCGGGCCGCAGACCACGAAGTACAGTCGCGGGGGGACGGCTACAACTTCCTGCTGGCGCTCGGTGACTCGTTCGCCCGCAACCCCAGCGAGGACGCCTACTACGGCAACGAGGAACTCAAGCCCCTCTCGGAGAACCTGGACGACCTCCGCGAGGGCGGCGTCATCGTCTACGACGAGGGCCTCATCAGCGAGGAGGACGTCGAGGAACTGAACCTCGAGGAACGTGCCGAGGAGAACGGCTGGCACGTCTACCCGATGGACCTGCGCGGACTGGCGAAGGAACACGGTCGCGAGGTCATGCGAAACACGGCCGGGGTCGGCGTTACCGCCGCGTTGCTCGACATGGAACTCGAGCACATCGAGGACCTGATGTCCGACGCCATGAGCGGGGACGTCCTCGAGTCCAACCTCGAGATCCTCCACGAGGCCTACGAGATCGTCGAGGACGAGTACGAGTTCGAGCACGACCTCCGTGCCCCCGAGGGCACCCACGAGACCGAGCAGGCGCTGCTGTCGGGATCGAACGCGATCGCTTACGGCGCGATCGACGCCGGCTGTCGGTTCATCTCCGGCTACCCGATGACGCCGTGGACCGACGTGTTCACCATCCTCAGCCAGAACTTCCCCGACATGGGCGGCGTCTCCGAACAGGTCGAGGACGAGATCGCCGCGGCGGCGCTCGCGGTCGGCGCGAGCCACGCCGGCGTCAAGGCCATGTCCGGTTCCTCGGGCGGCGGCTTTGCCCTGATGAGCGAACCGCTCGGCCTCGCCGAGATGACCGAGACGCCGCTCGTCCTTGTCGAGGCGATGCGTGCCGGTCCCTCGACCGGGATGCCGACCAAGCCCGAGCAGGGTGACCTAGAGCACGTCCTCTACACGAGCCAGGGCGACTCCCAGCGCGTCGTCTTCGCGCCGGGGACGATCGAGGAGGCCTACGAGCAGACCCGACTGGCCTTCGACATCGCCTGGGACTACCAGATCCCGGTCATCCTCATCTACGACCAGAAGCTCTCCGGCGAGAACAAGAACGTCGACGTCGACTTTTTCGACCGCGAACCGTCGCCGGACCTGGGCTCGACGCTGACCGAGGAAGAGCTTCGCGAGGCCGCACACGATAACTCCGGGAAGTTCAAGCGCTTCGACTACGAGAACGCCGAGAACGGCGTCGCGCCGCGCTCGCTACCCGGCCAGCAGAACGGTCGCTACCTCGCGACGGGGAACGAACACAGCCCCGTCGGTCACATCAGCGAGGACCCCGACAACCGCGTCTACCAGATGGACCGACGCCTCGAGAAACTCGAGTCGATCCGGGAGGAACTCGACGAGGAACGCGAGTCCACCCAGACCTACTTCGGCGACGAGGAGGCCGACTACGGTATCATCACCTGGGGCTCGAGCCAGGGTGCCGTCGAGGAAGCCGTTGGCCGCCTGAACGAGCAGGGTCACTCGGTAAAGGGCATCAGCGTCTCCGACATGATGCCGTTCCCCGAGGCCGAGATGACGGAGTTCCTCGAGAGCGTCGACGAGGCGATCGTCGTCGAGATGAACGCTACCGCCCAGTTC
- a CDS encoding 2-oxo acid dehydrogenase subunit E2 encodes MGYIVRMPKLGLEMERGTLLEWHVESGESIEEGDLVAEVESEKSVGEVDAREDGVLRRTYLEAGAEVPPGTPIGIVAPEDESIDDLEAEAEADLDLEEGSEADAEETAEPGSVEAGRASTAAADESTAGGDDGDVRASPRARERAKELGVALETVEGTGYQGAITEDDVEAAAEAADVGQPNASPRARKRAEELGVDLASVEGTGYQSAITEDDVEAAAEAAETAAGGRTLAEERAFDGMRRTIASRLSESYREAVHVTVHREADAEALFAAVDAADDALETDVSLQDLLLLAVSATLEDHSAFNATFEDDAHRIWAEHNLGVAVDVEQGLIAPVLRDVGSKSLSEVAEERRDLVDDALSGDYTMDDLRGGTFTVTNLGVLGVESFDPIINPPQVAILGVDAIEEEPVRTEAGDVEWRRHLPLDLSFDHRVVDGADAARFLETLVGHLEEPTSLLPAEVDLEAGGATAAGIADGAGSSSGTTGSSDGTEMPGRTVTATNPDGMRGRIEAGSFEWGYDEPADRGGTETDPTPVDVFLGGLASCLSLSTRYQADKRDADVGEISVTTDADPEHGSVESIEATIHLESDEDDETVERIVELGERGCHVSQLLREDLELDLSWDRH; translated from the coding sequence ATGGGGTACATCGTCCGGATGCCGAAACTCGGCCTCGAGATGGAACGCGGGACCTTGCTCGAGTGGCACGTCGAATCGGGGGAGTCGATCGAAGAGGGGGACCTCGTCGCCGAGGTGGAGTCCGAAAAGAGCGTCGGCGAAGTCGACGCCAGGGAAGACGGCGTCCTCCGGCGCACCTATCTCGAGGCGGGGGCAGAGGTTCCGCCGGGGACGCCGATCGGGATCGTCGCACCGGAAGACGAGTCGATCGACGACCTCGAGGCCGAAGCCGAGGCGGATCTCGACCTCGAGGAGGGCAGCGAGGCCGACGCGGAGGAGACGGCCGAACCGGGCAGCGTCGAAGCCGGGCGGGCAAGCACTGCTGCGGCGGACGAGAGCACCGCCGGCGGCGATGACGGGGACGTGCGTGCGTCCCCGCGCGCTCGAGAGCGTGCAAAGGAGCTGGGGGTTGCCCTGGAGACCGTCGAGGGGACGGGCTACCAGGGTGCGATCACGGAAGACGACGTCGAGGCGGCCGCGGAGGCAGCCGACGTCGGCCAGCCAAACGCCTCCCCGCGCGCCCGAAAGCGAGCGGAGGAACTGGGCGTCGACCTCGCGTCCGTCGAGGGAACGGGTTACCAGAGTGCGATCACGGAAGACGACGTCGAGGCCGCGGCCGAAGCCGCGGAGACGGCGGCCGGCGGCAGGACCCTCGCCGAAGAACGCGCCTTCGACGGGATGCGTCGCACGATCGCCTCGCGGCTGAGCGAGAGTTACCGCGAGGCCGTCCACGTGACCGTCCATCGCGAGGCCGACGCCGAAGCGCTGTTCGCCGCGGTCGACGCCGCCGACGACGCCCTCGAGACCGACGTCTCCCTCCAGGACCTCCTCCTGCTGGCGGTGTCGGCGACGCTCGAGGACCACTCCGCGTTCAACGCGACTTTCGAGGACGACGCTCACCGGATCTGGGCGGAGCACAACCTCGGGGTCGCCGTCGACGTCGAACAGGGGTTGATCGCGCCGGTCCTGCGCGACGTCGGCTCGAAGTCCCTGTCGGAGGTCGCCGAGGAACGCCGCGACCTCGTGGACGACGCCCTGAGCGGCGACTACACGATGGACGACCTGCGCGGCGGGACGTTCACGGTGACGAACCTGGGCGTCCTCGGCGTCGAGTCGTTCGATCCGATCATCAACCCGCCGCAGGTGGCGATCCTCGGCGTCGATGCGATCGAGGAGGAGCCGGTCCGTACCGAAGCCGGCGACGTCGAGTGGCGACGTCACCTCCCGCTCGACCTCTCGTTCGACCACCGGGTCGTCGACGGCGCGGACGCCGCCCGGTTCCTCGAGACGCTGGTCGGCCACCTCGAGGAGCCGACGTCGCTGCTGCCGGCGGAGGTCGACCTCGAGGCCGGGGGAGCGACCGCCGCCGGAATCGCCGACGGAGCCGGTTCCAGCAGCGGGACGACTGGCTCGAGCGATGGGACGGAGATGCCCGGCCGCACCGTCACCGCGACGAACCCCGACGGCATGCGCGGCCGGATCGAAGCGGGCTCGTTCGAGTGGGGGTACGACGAACCCGCGGACAGGGGCGGCACCGAAACCGATCCGACGCCGGTCGACGTCTTCCTCGGGGGGCTGGCCTCCTGTCTCTCCCTGAGCACGCGCTACCAGGCCGACAAGCGCGACGCCGACGTCGGGGAGATCTCTGTGACGACCGACGCCGACCCCGAACACGGGAGCGTCGAGTCGATCGAGGCGACGATCCACCTCGAGTCCGACGAGGACGACGAGACCGTAGAGCGGATCGTCGAACTCGGCGAGCGGGGCTGTCACGTCTCGCAACTGCTCCGGGAAGACCTCGAGTTGGACCTCTCGTGGGACCGCCACTGA
- a CDS encoding thiamine pyrophosphate-dependent dehydrogenase E1 component subunit alpha, which translates to MADYDLESAEGRVEALRRMVLIRAFDEEAGDRFADGEIPGFVHLYIGEEAVGVGTCGALEPDDYIASTHRGHGHCIAKGLDPKYMMAELYGKSEGYCNGKGGSMHIADVDAGMLGANGIVGAGPPLATGAALSIDYQDRDQVAVGFLGDGAVAQGQVHEAINLASTWDLPAVFVVENNQYGEGTPVEEQHNVDNLSDTAQAYDIPGLTVDGMDVIAVSEAVSEARSRARAGEGPTLVEAETYRYRGHYEGDEEPYRDEEEIERWKDRDPIESFTERLIDRGELTESEFEEMQAEAEAEIEAAIEYAQDADPPEPREAYDDMFAEMPPEIEQFASAARTDGGRPGGDRP; encoded by the coding sequence ATGGCAGACTACGACCTCGAGAGTGCGGAGGGACGAGTCGAGGCGTTGCGCCGGATGGTACTCATCCGTGCGTTCGACGAGGAGGCGGGGGATAGATTCGCGGACGGAGAAATACCGGGGTTCGTCCACCTTTACATCGGGGAAGAGGCGGTCGGCGTCGGCACCTGCGGGGCCCTCGAGCCGGACGACTACATCGCGAGCACCCACCGCGGGCACGGCCACTGTATCGCGAAGGGGCTCGATCCGAAGTACATGATGGCCGAACTGTACGGCAAGTCGGAGGGCTACTGCAACGGCAAAGGAGGATCGATGCACATCGCGGACGTCGACGCCGGCATGCTCGGGGCGAACGGCATCGTCGGCGCGGGGCCGCCGCTCGCGACGGGCGCGGCGCTGTCGATCGACTATCAGGACCGCGATCAGGTCGCGGTCGGGTTCCTCGGCGACGGGGCCGTCGCCCAGGGGCAGGTCCACGAGGCGATCAATCTCGCATCGACGTGGGATCTGCCGGCCGTCTTCGTCGTCGAGAACAACCAGTACGGCGAGGGGACGCCGGTCGAGGAGCAACACAACGTCGACAACCTGAGCGACACGGCCCAGGCCTACGACATTCCCGGGCTGACCGTCGACGGGATGGACGTCATCGCAGTCTCCGAAGCCGTTTCCGAGGCACGCTCGCGGGCCCGCGCCGGCGAGGGCCCGACGCTCGTGGAGGCCGAGACCTACCGGTACCGCGGCCACTACGAGGGCGACGAGGAGCCGTACCGCGACGAGGAGGAGATCGAGCGCTGGAAGGACCGCGACCCGATCGAATCGTTCACGGAGCGACTGATCGACCGCGGCGAACTGACCGAATCCGAGTTCGAGGAGATGCAGGCCGAGGCCGAAGCCGAGATCGAAGCCGCGATCGAGTACGCCCAGGACGCCGACCCGCCGGAACCGCGCGAGGCGTACGACGACATGTTCGCCGAGATGCCGCCGGAGATCGAACAGTTCGCCAGCGCCGCTCGGACCGATGGCGGCCGTCCAGGGGGTGACCGACCATGA